Part of the Vigna unguiculata cultivar IT97K-499-35 chromosome 3, ASM411807v1, whole genome shotgun sequence genome, AAACCTTGAACAGAACATACAAGATAGGATCACCACCATGCCATTTGGTTTAGTCTCAGCATGGAACAAGCGTCGAAGAAGCAAATCTCAAGATCATTCAGACCCTTGTATTAATTTCTCCTTccttttgtttagttttttgtATGTTGTCACCTGTGCTGAGTGTATCGTCTTGAAGCCTCAATTTGTAACAAATTACACATTGGCTCTCTTCTCAGGGATTTATAAACCTGCAGAGTTTTGGCAGCTTGAAGATCATATACCACAACCAACAAAAAGGAGGCACAGATCATGTGTTTTCACACTCAAGGAGATGGACGAGGCAACATGTTCATTCAGTGATGATAATCTGCTTGGAAAAGGAGGATTTGGCAGGGTCTACAGAGGCAATTTGAAGTCAGGAGAGGTAATAATAACTTTCTGATAAAAGTTCATATATAATTCTCAAAATTTTGTGTAGCTTGAGATGTAGCTTCTGCAAAGAACACAGGCATATTTCTTATCATTCCTCTTGACAATACCATAATTGAATTCCAATTGCACATAGATTgagtaaaaaaattacttgTGTTGTGATTTAGCTACAAATAAATGCAGACTAATCACTGAAGCATTTTACTCTGAAGGTTGtagcaataaaaaaaatggagctTGCAGCAATGAAAGCAGCAGAGGGGGAGCGAGAATTCCGTGTAGAGGTTGACATATTAAGCAGACTTGACCACCCAAATCTTGTTTCTCTGATAGGATACTGTGCTGATGGGAAGCACAGGTTCCTAGTTTATGAATATATGCACAATGGGAACCTGCAAGATCATTTGAATGGTTAGTAATATGCCACAAATCCATGTTTTTGTGGAAATTTCCTACATCCATGTTCTGTTAATCAGTGCCTAATTTTAGGAATTGGAGAAAGAAAAATGGATTGGCCTCTGAGACTCAAAGTGGCATTGGGAGCTGCAAAAGGGCTTGCTTATCTTCATTCAAGTTCTTGTCTTGGAATTCCTATCGTTCATAGAGATTTCAAATCCACCAATGTTCTTTTAGATGCCAATTTTGAACCAAAGGTATGAATAAACTCCCAGCAACGTTTTACATATAGTATAGCATATAAAGCACTGAGCCAAAATGAACATAAATCTTGCAGATTTCTGATTTTGGGCTTGCCAAGTTGATGCCAGAAGGACAAGAGACACATGTGACAGCCAAAGTACTTGGTACCTTTGGTTATTTTGATCCTGAGTATACATCGGTATGTTTCTTAAAAACCATTGATCAAAAACTCAACTATACTTTCaaagattattgttaaaatGTTGGAATGAAACTAACACATTGTTAATGGTTTATATGTGATTGTTATGGTTTTGGTGTGAGGAAGCAGACAGGAAAACTAACAGTACAAAGTGATGTGTATGCTTTTGGGGTTGTTCTTCTTGAGCTTCTCACAGGACGTCCAGCTTTAGATCTAAACCAGGGTCCAAATGATCAAAACCTAGTACTACAGGTACGTAACACAGTGGataatgaaaagaagaaaaaaaacatgtacACTTTAAAAACTCTCCAACGTTGTAATTTAACTACATTTATTCATAGGTGAGGCACTTActgaaagagagaaagaagctTCGTAAGGTGATAGATGCAGAGATGGCTCGAAATTCTTACACCATTGAGTCTATATTCATGCTTGCAAATCTGGCTTCACGATGTGTCCATGCGGAGAGTAATGAGAGACCTTCAATGGTAGATTGTGTCAAAGAAATCCAAATGATTATCCATACCAATTCAAAGGGCTTGGGAATGGTTAGGCATAGCTTCAGAATGGTCTAATCTGTTCAAATCGTATCATATCAATCATAAAGTTCTTCAAT contains:
- the LOC114179302 gene encoding probable serine/threonine-protein kinase PBL28, with the translated sequence MPFGLVSAWNKRRRSKSQDHSDPWIYKPAEFWQLEDHIPQPTKRRHRSCVFTLKEMDEATCSFSDDNLLGKGGFGRVYRGNLKSGEVVAIKKMELAAMKAAEGEREFRVEVDILSRLDHPNLVSLIGYCADGKHRFLVYEYMHNGNLQDHLNGIGERKMDWPLRLKVALGAAKGLAYLHSSSCLGIPIVHRDFKSTNVLLDANFEPKISDFGLAKLMPEGQETHVTAKVLGTFGYFDPEYTSTGKLTVQSDVYAFGVVLLELLTGRPALDLNQGPNDQNLVLQVRHLLKERKKLRKVIDAEMARNSYTIESIFMLANLASRCVHAESNERPSMVDCVKEIQMIIHTNSKGLGMVRHSFRMV